The DNA sequence CGGCGCAGGTGGGGGCGCCGGCCCACCCGGTGGCGCTGGAGCGCGAGATCCGGCCGCTGGCCGACCTGCGGGCGCTGCTGGAGCTGCTGGCGCTCCTCAAGCGGCTGCGGCCGGAGCTGGTGCACGCCAGCACGCCCAAGGCCGGGCTGTTCGGCATGCTGGCGGCCTGGCTGCTCCGGGTGCCGGTGCGCGTCTACCACTGCCACGGGCTGCGCTACGAGACGGCGCGCGGGCCGCTCCGGCTGGTGCTGGCGGCCGCCGAGCGGGTGGCCTGCGGCCTGGCCACCCAGGTGCTGGCGGTGAGCGGCTCGCTGGCGGAGGCGCTGGTGGCGCGCGGGCTGGCGCCGGCGGCCAAGGTCACGGTGCTCCACCTGGGCAGCGTGAGCGGCGTGGAGGCGGCCCACCGCTTCGTGCCGGCCCCGCCGGCGGCGCGGCGCGCGGCCCGGGCGCGCCTGGGGATCCCGCCGGAGGCGCGGGTGCTGGGCTTCGTGGGGCGGGTGGTGCGCGACAAGGGCATCCCGGAGCTGTGGCGGGCCTGGCTCGGCCTGCGCCAGGCGCTGCCCGACCTGCACTGGGTGCTGGTGGGGCCGGTGGAGGACGGCGACCCGGTGCCGCCCGAGGTGCTGGCCGGGCTGCGCGCCGACCCGCGGGTGCACCTCACCGGGCAGGACGAGGACACCCCGCCGCTCTTCGCCGCCATGGACGTGGTGGCGCTGCCGTCGTTCCGCGAGGGGTTCGGGCTGGTGACGGCCGAGGCCGGGGCCATGGGGCTGCCGGTGGTGGCCTCGCGCGTGACCGGCATCGTGGACGCGGTGGTGGACGGCGAGACCGGCACCCTGGTGCCGGCGGGCGACGAGGCGGCGCTGGCGGCGGCGCTGCGCCGCTACCTCACGGACCCGGCGCTGGCGGCGCGCCACGGCGCGGCGGCGCGGGCCCGGGTGCTGCGCGACTACCCGCCGGCGGCGCTGGAGGCGGCGCTGGTGGAGCGCTACCGGGCCTGGAGCGCGGCCAGCGCCACCGCGGCCACGGCCAGCAGCAGCCCCACCAGGTGAAGCCGCCGCACCGCCGCGGCGTGGCCCACCCCGGCCGCGAGCAGGCGGTGGTGCAGGTGGCCCTGGTCGCCCTTGAGCGGGTTCTTCCAGGCCAGCGCGCGGCGCACGAAGGCGAAGAGGGTGTCGCCGAGCGGCAGCGAGAGGGCCACCACCGGCACCAGCAGCGCCACCTGGCCGGGCGCCACCGCCGCCGCCCGGAGCGAGGCGGCGCCGAGCAGGAAGCCCAGCCCCATGGAGCCTGAGTCGCCCAGGAAGAGGGAGGCGGGGTGGCGGTTCCAGGGCAGCACCCCGGCGGTGGCGCCGAGCAGCGCGGCCAGCAGCACCACCAGGCCGCCCTCCCCGTTCAGCCAGGCCACCGCGCCCAGCGCCGCCGCCGCCAGCACCGCCTGCCCGGCGGCCAGGCCGTCGAGCCCGTCGAGCAGGTTGAGGGCGTTGGTCACCAGGGTGAGCCAGAGCACCGTGGCCGGCAGGGCGAGCGGGCCGAGCGCCAGCGGCCCCAGGAAGGGCAGCGCCACCGCCTCCAGGCGCCAGCCGGCCTGCCAGGCCACCAGCGCCGCCGCCACCTGCACGGTGAGCTTGAGGGGCGCGCCGGCCCAGCGCAGGTCGTCGTAGAGCCCGAGGCCGGCCACCAGGGCGCCGCCGAGCAGGAGACCGCCCAGGCCGTCCACCGCGCCGGGCGCGGCCGGCGCCAGGAGGAGCCAGGCCCCCAGCGCGGCGTGGAAGGCGGCCAGCAGGGCCACGCCGCCCAGCCGGGGCACGGCCCGGGTGTGGAGCTTGCGGGCCGGGTCCGGCTGGTCGAGCAGGCCGTAGGCGCGGGCCAGGTCGCGCACCGGCGGCGCGAGCAGGGCCGCCAGCAGGGCGGCCCCGGCACAGACGAGGAGTACGGTGAACACGGCCCTCCCGGGATGCGACGTTCCGTCCACTGTACGCGAACCCGGCCGCGGCCGGCCCTGCTATGATCCGGACTCATGGGATCACCAGCTTGCTCGGTCTGCGGCTCGACCCGCATCCGTCGCGCCCGCATGCGGGCGGGCTGGCAGCAGCTCCTGAAGAAGCACACGCCGCTGCGCCGCTACGCCTGCGGGGAGTGCCAGCACCGCGGCTGGACCTACGGCCGCCTGCCGCACAGCGAGCACCCGGAGGAGCAGGAGGCGCGGCGGCAGGAGCTGCCGGTGGCGGAGGGCCGCCGGCTGGAGCGCCGCGACCACCGCTCCCGCCGCGACCGCCGCTTCCGCGTCTCGGGCGCGGTGGTGCTGGCGGTGGTGCTCGGCTCGGTCATCGCCGGGCTGATCGGGCTGCTGGGCCGGAAGTGGTAGGGAGGCGGGAGGCGCCGGGGCGGGGCGCTCACCCACCCAGCCGGTAGCGCGCCGCCCTCGTCTTCCCCTGGCGGACCAGGAAGGGCGCTCGCCCGAGGTCGCGGCTGGCCTGGCGCGGGGAGGTGCGGCCCCCAGCACGGGCAACTGGAGACGAGTTCCAGGCCGCTCATTACATTACGCTGTCTTGACTTTTACGGCATGACTGCGTCATGACCATCCGTATGGTCTCGAAGCTCCAGGCCGTCGAGCACTTCCACCTGCAGGTCGCGAGGCTGCTGCTCTCGGGGCCCGACAAGGGCGCCTTCGCCATCAAGGGCGGATGCAACCTCCGGTTCTTCTTCGAGAGCCTCCGCTACTCCGAGGACATCGACTTCGACATCGGCGAGCGAGTCCCGGTCCATGTCCTGAAGGACAAGGTCGCCAG is a window from the Anaeromyxobacter sp. genome containing:
- a CDS encoding glycosyltransferase, with product MATSPLFFRWFMTGHVPALRAAGWDVRLVSGPGPELAPFAAQVGAPAHPVALEREIRPLADLRALLELLALLKRLRPELVHASTPKAGLFGMLAAWLLRVPVRVYHCHGLRYETARGPLRLVLAAAERVACGLATQVLAVSGSLAEALVARGLAPAAKVTVLHLGSVSGVEAAHRFVPAPPAARRAARARLGIPPEARVLGFVGRVVRDKGIPELWRAWLGLRQALPDLHWVLVGPVEDGDPVPPEVLAGLRADPRVHLTGQDEDTPPLFAAMDVVALPSFREGFGLVTAEAGAMGLPVVASRVTGIVDAVVDGETGTLVPAGDEAALAAALRRYLTDPALAARHGAAARARVLRDYPPAALEAALVERYRAWSAASATAATASSSPTR
- a CDS encoding undecaprenyl/decaprenyl-phosphate alpha-N-acetylglucosaminyl 1-phosphate transferase, which translates into the protein MFTVLLVCAGAALLAALLAPPVRDLARAYGLLDQPDPARKLHTRAVPRLGGVALLAAFHAALGAWLLLAPAAPGAVDGLGGLLLGGALVAGLGLYDDLRWAGAPLKLTVQVAAALVAWQAGWRLEAVALPFLGPLALGPLALPATVLWLTLVTNALNLLDGLDGLAAGQAVLAAAALGAVAWLNGEGGLVVLLAALLGATAGVLPWNRHPASLFLGDSGSMGLGFLLGAASLRAAAVAPGQVALLVPVVALSLPLGDTLFAFVRRALAWKNPLKGDQGHLHHRLLAAGVGHAAAVRRLHLVGLLLAVAAVALAALQAR